From the genome of Amia ocellicauda isolate fAmiCal2 chromosome 14, fAmiCal2.hap1, whole genome shotgun sequence, one region includes:
- the isg20l2 gene encoding interferon-stimulated 20 kDa exonuclease-like 2, with amino-acid sequence MSEMILNLDFSCGGSVGGRSSQSSGNIKHSKFVKRRRFLERKGLLHDKQLPKQKLGQEQAKRQRQGQGGGQGQGHRPPQNLPPKTSQPWPNGVQRTFARNQPPTGPPASSTTSPLPPKASSHSQGRPLPPARSHPPPIVQPAQLLSEFQSGLPSSPKPFRFLAIDCEMVGTGPKGRQSELARCSIVGYDGDVVYDEYILPTNPVTDYRTRWSGISRQHLRHATPFRDAKKEILKILSGKVVVGHAIHNDFKALNYFHPPALTRDTSRIPLLNLKAGIPEKEPASLKRLTKAIFSKDIQVGRKGHSSVEDAKATMELYKVVEVEWERSLASKPAPQ; translated from the exons ATGTCAGAAATGATTCTTAACCTGGATTTTTCCTGCGGGGGGTCCGTGGGTGGCAGGTCCAGCCAGTCCTCTGGCAACATAAAACACAGCAAGTTTGTGAAGAGACGCCGATTCCTGGAAAGAAAAGGCCTCCTTCATGACAAGCAGCTTCCCAAGCAGAAGCTGGGGCAGGAGCAAGCAAAGAGGCAGAGGCAGGGGCAAGGTGGAGGGCAAGGGCAGGGGCACAGACCCCCACAAAATTTGCCACCTAAAACCTCCCAGCCTTGGCCAAACGGGGTCCAACGCACTTTTGCACGCAACCAGCCCCCGACTGGGCCCCCAGCTTCCTCCACCACCAGCCCCCTGCCCCCCAAAGCTTCCTCCCATTCCCAGGGTCGCCCCCTTCCGCCCGCCCGCTCTCACCCCCCACCCATAGTGCAGCCCGCCCAGCTCCTGAGCGAGTTCCAGAGTGGCCTGCCGTCCTCACCTAAGCCCTTTAGGTTCCTGGCCATCGACTGCGAGATGGTGGGCACGGGGCCCAAGGGCCGGCAAAGCGAGCTGGCACGCTGCAGCATTGTGGGGTATGACGGCGACGTGGTCTACGATGAGTACATCCTGCCCACCAACCCCGTCACCGACTACCGCACCCGCTGGAGTGGCATAAGCCGGCAGCACCTGCGCCACGCCACGCCCTTCCGGGACGccaagaaagag ATCCTGAAGATCCTGTCTGGGAAGGTGGTGGTGGGCCATGCCATCCACAATGACTTCAAAGCCCTCAACTACTTCCACCCGCCGGCGCTCACCCGAGACACCTCCCGCATCCCCCTCCTCAACCTGAAGGCCGGCATCCCCGAGAAAGAGCCCGCCTCCCTCAAGCGGCTCACCAAGGCCATCTTCAGCAAGGACATCCAG GTGGGCAGGAAAGGCCACTCGTCGGTGGAGGATGCCAAGGCCACCATGGAGCTGTACAAAGTGGTGGAGGTGGAGTGGGAGAGGAGTTTGGCCTCAAAGCCTGCCCCCCAGTGA
- the mettl25b gene encoding methyltransferase-like protein 25B has translation MARPGLLMGSQNFPFEQQKELAVSICSFLSRYRHISDSYVIEFFTEGLWETLPPGWQEALSDLSPPQIADLLLDSAPKNGRSYASVWPLSLLAFRATAHALAFPRMLCGPDAVPAEFQENQCQSSLLGHIFRKHVKPKKQHEIRRLGPVVKKLCDLTGCDTLVDVGSGQGHLTRFLSFGLGLSVTGIEADPALVSMASKFDEQLLCTLHKESQRKNGTAVRSLSVIGPSPRHVTGWVNPRASWEEFTKLLVQRREEEENGLDGAKGQVDRRGQGESMSNPHQELNCQCQPVHRKGPSSCSSCGRTELDFPQRGTGHTAHAQGLNCRSWQHRTQPHQMCDSTEPSPDCSQNCCTEDMEQSNSGLTPTKSSAAQFKQNKMANNGFKDTAGPVKDLCCGLTPTVHSSSGTAGQANGHQQGVGFILTGLHACGDLSATLLRHFASCPQVRGITSVACCYMKLTTPDNPTPPGVLALSDSVHKGQGEGTGFGYPMSSWVQGLAGHQLSYKAREGACHALEDYAQRLRTQSGLLKSHCYRAALETVIRRAAPGLRRAGIQTIKKAHELPFVEYARLGLQRVGLSPDLPLDHAGLDAMLCQQGRVVAYFSLALLLAPVIETLVLLDRILFLQEKGLTTQLLPLFDPQFSPRNLVLLAAKTGQEGGQHNPIQ, from the exons ATGGCCAGACCAGGGCTCCTGATGGGCTCCCAAAACTTCCCTTTCGAGCAGCAGAAAGAGCTGGCAGTCAGCATCTGCTCCTTCCTGTCCCGGTACAGACACATCAGCGACTCCTACGTCATT GAGTTTTTCACAGAGGGGTTGTGGGAGACCCTGCCCCCTGGCTGGCAGGAGGCCCTCAGTGACCTGTCACCCCCTCAGATAGCAGACCTCCTACTAGACAGTGCCCCCAAAAATGGAAGGAG CTATGCGTCGGTGTGGCCGCTCTCGCTGCTGGCCTTTCGAGCCACAGCGCACGCACTGGCCTTTCCCAGGATGCTGTGCGGACCGGATGCTGTGCCAGCAGAGTTCCAGGAGAACCAGTGCCAGAGCTCCCTGCTGGGCCACATCTTCCGCAAACATGTCAAGCCCAAGAAACAGCACGAGATTCGGCGACTCGGACCG GTGGTGAAGAAGCTCTGTGACCTGACTGGCTGTGACACCCTGGTGGATGTGGGGTCAGGACAG GGTCACCTGACTCGTTTCCTGTCATTTGGCCTCGGCCTATCGGTCACCGGGATCGAAGCTGACCCCGCCCTCGTGTCCATGGCGTCCAAGTTTGATGAACAGCTGCTGTGCACGTTGCACAAGGAGAGCCAGAGGAAG AACGGGACAGCGGTTCGCTCTCTGTCTGTCATAGGCCCCTCTCCCCGTCACGTAACAGGTTGGGTCAACCCCAGGGCGTCATGGGAGGAATTTACCAAGCTTCTGGtgcagaggagggaggaggaggagaacggGCTAGATGGGGCAAAAGGGCAGGTTGACAGAAGAGGGCAAGGGGAATCAATGTCAAACCCACACCAGGAGCTCAACTGTCAGTGCCAGCCTGTCCACCGGAAGGGGCCAAGCAGCTGCTCAAGTTGTGGCAGAACGGAGTTGGACTTCCCACAGCGTGGGACAGGACACACAGCACACGCACAAGGCTTGAACTGCAGATCCTGGCAGCACCGGACTCAACCCCATCAGATGTGCGACTCGACAGAGCCGAGCCCTGACTGCTCTCAGAACTGctgcacagaagacatggaacaGTCCAACTCTGGCTTGACGCCGACAAAGTCTTCAGCAGCACAGTTCAAGCAAAACAAGATGGCCAATAACGGATTCAAAGACACGGCTGGACCCGTTAAAGATCTGTGCTGTGGCTTAACTCCAACAGTGCACTCCAGCTCAGGCACAGCGGGGCAGGCAAACGGGCACCAACAAGGGGTGGGGTTTATCCTCACTGGCCTACACGCTTGCGGAGACCTGAGTGCCACCCTCCTGCGCCACTTTGCCAGCTGCCCACAAGTCAGGGGCATCACCTCCGTGGCCTGCTGCTACATGAAGCTCACCACCCCAGACAACCCCACCCCTCCCGGTGTCCTAGCCCTGTCTGACTCTGTCCACAAGGGGCAGGGTGAGGGCACAGGGTTTGGTTATCCAATGAGCTCCTGGGTGCAGGGCTTGGCCGGGCACCAGCTCTCCTATAAGGCACGGGAGGGGGCGTGTCACGCCCTGGAGGATTATGCCCAGAGGCTGCGCACTCAGAGCGGGCTCCTGAAGTCTCACTGCTACCGAGCCGCCCTGGAGACGGTGATCCGGCGGGCAGCGCCAGGCCTGCGCAGAGCTGGCATCCAGACCATCAAGAAGGCTCACGAGCTGCCTTTTGTTGA GTATGCCCGTCTGGGTCTGCAGCGTGTGGGTCTGTCCCCTGACCTCCCGCTGGACCACGCCGGCCTGGATGCCATGCTGTGCCAGCAGGGCAGGGTAGTGGCCTATTTCAGCCTGGCGCTGCTCCTGGCACCAGTCATAGAGACACTGGTGTTACTGGACAGAATCCTGTTTCTCCAGGAGAAAG GTCTGACTACCCAGTTACTCCCTCTCTTCGATCCCCAGTTCTCCCCCCGCAATCTGGTCCTGCTGGCAGCCAAGACCGGGCAGGAGGGTGGCCAACACAACCCCATCCAGTGA